One genomic window of Polyangium aurulentum includes the following:
- a CDS encoding DUF2330 domain-containing protein gives MRLRFFLPLFSAAVAASLASASDASACGGCVVPPEENTVVTGHRMALSVSPKQTVLWDQIEYAGDPKSFGWILPVKPGAVIEVSTDAWFETLDATTTTTIFAPPVSCPNSGGGSGFGCGAADLAPRASNAGGDDFDGSDVTVVHRGTVGPYETVTLNTQTPGALNEWLDKAGYTIDPATQPVVDAYVKEGFDFIALKLQPDSSVKEMKPVRVIQDGASPTLPLRMVAVGTGANVAITLFLISEGRWGAKNFENAQIPVDLLSWDFSNNSSNYGTLREKALGAAGGATWLTTFSQPKALLSPLTSINFGKRTYSSGDSFDFVDTIGGAYIQRGIQNDEATDDGLGIECGTSFANVADSADMVVDPCPPGKPSDDPSCTSVTAGQIDARKLACGKLDDLSVALDGLHPKDVWLTRIEANLPRAALGQDLVVAPSAAQAPVDNEMRAAKGENIEALCGSAAAALPDRGKSNRSGGGGGAMVVALGMAATALLGIARRVRARA, from the coding sequence ATGCGACTTCGCTTCTTCCTCCCGCTCTTTTCCGCGGCGGTCGCCGCTTCCCTCGCGTCCGCGAGCGACGCCTCGGCGTGCGGCGGGTGCGTCGTGCCACCCGAGGAGAACACCGTCGTCACAGGGCACCGCATGGCCCTGTCGGTCTCGCCCAAGCAGACCGTGCTCTGGGATCAGATCGAATACGCCGGCGACCCCAAGAGCTTCGGGTGGATCTTGCCCGTCAAGCCCGGCGCCGTCATCGAGGTCTCGACGGACGCATGGTTCGAGACCCTCGACGCCACCACCACGACCACCATCTTCGCGCCCCCCGTGAGTTGCCCCAATAGCGGCGGAGGCTCGGGCTTCGGCTGCGGCGCGGCCGACCTCGCGCCGCGCGCCAGCAACGCCGGCGGGGACGACTTCGACGGCAGCGACGTCACGGTCGTCCACCGCGGCACGGTGGGCCCCTACGAGACGGTCACGCTCAACACCCAGACCCCGGGCGCCCTCAATGAGTGGCTCGACAAGGCCGGATACACCATCGACCCCGCCACCCAGCCCGTCGTCGACGCCTACGTGAAAGAGGGCTTCGATTTCATCGCCCTCAAGCTCCAGCCGGACTCGAGCGTCAAGGAAATGAAGCCCGTCCGCGTGATCCAGGATGGCGCGAGCCCCACGCTGCCTTTGCGCATGGTCGCCGTCGGCACGGGCGCCAATGTCGCGATCACGCTCTTCTTGATCAGCGAGGGCCGCTGGGGGGCCAAGAACTTCGAGAATGCTCAGATCCCGGTCGATCTCCTCTCCTGGGATTTCTCGAACAACAGCTCGAATTACGGCACCCTGCGCGAGAAGGCCCTCGGCGCGGCCGGCGGCGCCACGTGGCTCACGACCTTCTCGCAGCCGAAGGCGCTCCTGTCGCCCCTCACCTCCATCAATTTCGGCAAGCGCACGTACTCCTCCGGCGATTCGTTCGATTTCGTCGATACGATCGGCGGCGCGTACATCCAGCGCGGCATCCAGAACGACGAGGCGACCGACGACGGGCTCGGGATCGAGTGCGGGACGTCGTTCGCGAACGTGGCGGACAGCGCCGACATGGTCGTCGATCCCTGCCCGCCCGGGAAACCCTCGGACGATCCCTCGTGCACGTCGGTGACCGCAGGGCAGATCGACGCCCGCAAGCTCGCGTGCGGCAAGCTCGACGATCTGTCGGTGGCGCTCGACGGCCTGCACCCGAAGGACGTGTGGCTCACGCGCATCGAGGCGAACCTGCCGCGTGCGGCGCTCGGCCAGGACCTCGTGGTGGCGCCGTCGGCCGCGCAGGCGCCGGTCGACAACGAGATGCGGGCGGCCAAGGGCGAGAACATCGAGGCGCTCTGCGGCTCGGCCGCGGCCGCGCTGCCCGATCGCGGCAAGAGCAACCGGAGCGGCGGGGGCGGCGGCGCGATGGTCGTGGCCCTCGGTATGGCCGCGACGGCGCTGCTCGGAATCGCGCGGCGCGTCCGCGCGCGGGCCTAG
- a CDS encoding MSCRAMM family adhesin SdrC, with product MSSSKRPTRSRRYPSPPALRLRSALAALLPAAALLVPTIAHARNFPMDAQWTPLTQMGVPVTDPAGDFKNEADVVGETGKGPELPAAYIHSDDAFLYFRLRVDVTVLTALDTYKASSWVCLIDTDANLESYEFAAGVQGVPVLPDKVELRQNTNPVMGGNPKDKAETLLKSYPTSTHAREAPAMSMINGNADFFIDWAVAKVDLTAVGVTDQTPLRIICGTSNDASSLADDLISEAGDTTLDKLVTDPVLCGPTGCSVPCAGFGESCTVGKGACQVTSTNICDANGNPMCDALPGEPTDETCDGIDNNCDGVVDEVCMDKDGDGLSDAQETTYGSNPEDKDSDDDGVPDNEELDPGGDADKDGKPNIADEDADGDGLFDGTELGMDCSAEGTDPAASKCIPDKDPTTTTDPLNPDTDGGGEPDGSEDGNHDGALDAGERDPNLATDDIPPVQPDCMTDAQCDSELGSMVCEAGECVPGCRGTAETNTCPSGQVCSSTDDSIGLCAAGDSTEDGFSIVGHGFCSAQPGSQGERSLPFFLGLLGALALLRKRLAKR from the coding sequence ATGAGCTCTTCCAAAAGACCGACCCGTTCGCGAAGGTATCCCTCGCCCCCGGCGCTGCGCCTGCGCTCGGCCCTCGCCGCGCTGCTGCCGGCGGCGGCGCTGCTCGTGCCCACGATCGCGCACGCGCGTAACTTTCCGATGGACGCGCAATGGACGCCGCTCACCCAGATGGGCGTCCCAGTCACCGATCCAGCCGGCGACTTTAAAAACGAGGCTGACGTCGTTGGTGAAACGGGCAAGGGCCCAGAACTCCCCGCAGCCTACATCCACTCCGACGACGCGTTCCTCTACTTCCGGCTTCGCGTCGACGTCACGGTCCTAACGGCTTTGGACACATACAAGGCGTCGAGCTGGGTGTGCCTGATCGATACAGACGCCAATCTCGAAAGCTACGAATTTGCCGCTGGCGTTCAAGGGGTACCTGTTCTGCCCGACAAGGTCGAGCTTCGCCAGAACACGAACCCCGTCATGGGCGGCAATCCCAAGGACAAGGCCGAGACCCTGCTCAAGTCCTACCCGACCTCGACCCATGCGCGCGAGGCCCCGGCCATGAGCATGATCAACGGTAACGCGGACTTCTTCATCGATTGGGCTGTCGCCAAGGTCGATCTCACCGCCGTTGGCGTCACCGATCAGACCCCGCTCCGCATCATCTGCGGCACCTCGAACGACGCATCGAGCCTGGCCGACGACCTCATCTCCGAGGCCGGCGACACCACCCTGGACAAGCTGGTCACCGATCCGGTCCTCTGTGGTCCGACCGGCTGCTCCGTCCCCTGCGCGGGCTTCGGCGAGTCGTGCACCGTCGGCAAGGGCGCGTGCCAGGTGACGAGCACGAATATCTGCGACGCGAACGGCAACCCGATGTGCGACGCGCTCCCCGGGGAGCCCACGGACGAGACCTGCGACGGCATCGACAACAATTGCGACGGTGTCGTCGACGAAGTCTGCATGGACAAGGACGGCGACGGGCTGAGCGACGCCCAGGAGACGACGTACGGCTCCAATCCGGAGGACAAGGACTCCGATGACGACGGCGTCCCCGACAACGAGGAGCTCGATCCGGGCGGCGACGCCGACAAGGACGGCAAGCCCAACATCGCCGACGAGGACGCCGACGGCGACGGGCTCTTCGACGGCACCGAGCTTGGCATGGATTGCAGCGCCGAGGGCACCGACCCCGCCGCCAGCAAGTGCATCCCCGACAAGGACCCAACCACCACCACCGATCCCCTGAACCCCGACACCGACGGCGGTGGCGAGCCCGACGGCAGCGAGGACGGCAATCACGACGGCGCCCTCGACGCGGGCGAGCGCGATCCCAATCTCGCGACCGACGACATCCCGCCCGTCCAGCCCGATTGCATGACCGACGCCCAATGCGACAGCGAGCTGGGCAGCATGGTCTGCGAGGCGGGCGAGTGCGTCCCGGGTTGCCGCGGAACCGCCGAGACCAATACCTGCCCGTCAGGCCAGGTCTGCTCCTCCACCGACGACTCGATCGGCCTGTGCGCGGCCGGCGACTCGACCGAGGACGGCTTCTCCATCGTGGGCCATGGCTTCTGCTCCGCCCAGCCCGGCTCGCAAGGCGAGCGCAGCCTGCCCTTCTTCCTCGGCCTGCTCGGCGCCCTCGCGCTCCTGCGCAAGCGCCTCGCCAAGCGCTGA
- a CDS encoding ADYC domain-containing protein — protein sequence MHATKSLGLVLTMMAAWAGGCSPDERGFEEEETPEATRAALASGNGTSVNGTSVNGTSINGTSINGTSINGTSINGTTLNGTLLVGFSLGGLMIKGMAFVGTQMNAHLDDGSVIKVRIDAIDLTADPEIFLYTVKYRDKADGKWKSICGNEPSGQPRRAIPLRGIWDYSEATPTGGSHIDSSSLFTFACEGSTLAKCVNLGYKPWKVVTECKKPGSCHDVSLSEVHQACVRMVRADYCGDGMSHTTNGISINLWDSFKIQKPKPGEPGQWVSEAEWSPGGAICIDGYRFHEEAAKGYVELRCPERIDASFACFGGQSTFDPKYGYPIPLDERSVLRNEYDANEKAVVIGGTRED from the coding sequence ATGCATGCGACGAAATCCCTCGGCCTCGTGCTCACGATGATGGCGGCATGGGCGGGAGGTTGCAGCCCCGATGAGCGCGGCTTCGAGGAGGAGGAGACCCCCGAGGCGACGCGCGCGGCGCTCGCGTCCGGAAACGGAACGAGCGTCAACGGAACGAGCGTCAACGGGACGAGCATCAACGGGACGAGCATCAACGGGACGAGCATCAACGGGACGAGCATCAACGGCACGACCCTGAACGGCACGCTCCTCGTGGGGTTCTCCCTCGGGGGCCTCATGATCAAGGGAATGGCGTTCGTCGGGACGCAGATGAACGCGCACCTCGATGATGGCAGCGTCATCAAGGTGCGCATCGACGCCATCGACCTGACGGCCGATCCGGAGATCTTCCTGTATACGGTCAAATACAGGGACAAGGCCGACGGGAAGTGGAAGAGCATTTGCGGCAACGAGCCGAGTGGCCAGCCGCGAAGGGCGATCCCGCTGCGGGGGATCTGGGATTACAGCGAGGCGACGCCCACGGGCGGCTCGCACATCGATTCGTCGTCGCTGTTCACGTTCGCCTGCGAGGGGTCGACGCTCGCGAAATGCGTCAATCTCGGATACAAGCCGTGGAAGGTGGTCACGGAGTGCAAGAAGCCCGGCTCCTGCCACGACGTGTCGCTCTCCGAGGTCCACCAGGCGTGCGTGCGCATGGTGCGCGCCGATTATTGCGGCGACGGGATGAGCCACACGACGAACGGGATCTCGATCAACCTCTGGGACTCGTTCAAGATCCAGAAGCCGAAGCCCGGCGAGCCCGGGCAGTGGGTGTCCGAGGCCGAGTGGAGCCCGGGGGGCGCCATTTGCATTGACGGCTATCGCTTCCACGAGGAGGCCGCGAAGGGCTACGTCGAGCTGCGCTGCCCCGAGCGCATCGACGCGAGCTTCGCGTGCTTCGGCGGCCAGTCGACGTTCGACCCGAAGTACGGATACCCGATCCCGCTCGACGAGCGGAGCGTGCTCCGCAACGAGTACGACGCCAATGAGAAGGCAGTGGTGATCGGGGGGACCCGAGAGGACTGA
- a CDS encoding STAS domain-containing protein: MGIGNGHIPLIRLHGNLIVSIQVSLTDGLVAALQDDVTRAIAESDVAGLIIDLSGVDLMDSYISRAVRDLALTARLMGVDTVVCGMRPAVVMTLVEMGLDVPGVTAALHLEHALEILREHASWAEIALLAPRGGGPSAGLRGALGWDELSDPTS; encoded by the coding sequence ATGGGCATCGGCAATGGTCACATCCCGTTGATCAGGCTGCACGGGAACCTGATCGTGTCGATCCAGGTCTCGCTGACCGACGGCCTCGTAGCGGCGCTGCAAGACGACGTGACGCGCGCCATCGCCGAGAGCGACGTCGCGGGCCTCATCATCGATCTGTCGGGCGTCGACCTCATGGACAGCTACATCAGCCGCGCGGTCCGCGACCTCGCGCTGACGGCGCGCCTCATGGGCGTCGACACGGTCGTCTGCGGCATGCGCCCCGCGGTCGTGATGACGCTCGTCGAAATGGGCCTCGACGTCCCGGGCGTCACCGCGGCCCTGCACCTCGAGCACGCCCTCGAGATTCTGCGCGAACACGCCTCGTGGGCGGAGATCGCGCTCCTCGCGCCGCGCGGCGGCGGGCCCTCGGCAGGGCTCCGCGGAGCGCTCGGCTGGGATGAGCTCTCGGATCCAACGAGCTAG
- a CDS encoding bifunctional serine/threonine-protein kinase/formylglycine-generating enzyme family protein — protein MAAEDTEDQESGERSWRPPESFDEYRLIRLLGRGGMGEVYLAHDTLLDRPVAVKFIGGLCPDAEAREQFLTEARAAARLQHPNVVTIHRVGELDGRPFLISEFVQGQSLEAMEKPMAPERALEIGIGLSRGLAAAHRRGVLHRDIKPGNAIVTEKGEVKILDFGLAALVDPAEWLAPGEPPPPSARERGSLSPPRVSMPPEGADAGGGTLRSDVDAEPPGGRGRTPRKPDSEPERFVGGTPHYMAPELWIGQSSGYRSDVYALGVVLFELMTGKTPFMDAPLSKLPFVVRGEDARPLASLVPGADARLAAIVDRCLARDPAERFPSGEELRDALEELTTRARPHALPEGNPYRGLLAFDAEHRALFFGRSSEIGTVVDRLRAEPLLVVAGDSGLGKSSLCAAGVVPAVVEGALGEGRDWRAKSLTPGKHPVAALAGALSDVLGLDEEGLAARMREAPGALGRELRRRLGVNGGLLLYVDQLEELVTLSVPEEAQIASELLGQLATRIPGVRLLATVRSDYIARVATLPSLGTAVLRALYILCPLAPHKIREAIVGPARAKGVRFESEELVDKLVASTGAAEGLPLLQFALAELWDARAYPADIISAEALDAIGGVAGALARHADHVVFGLPPEERRAARRILTSLVTLEGTRAKATEEELALGESGLRALEALVRGRLLVAHEGEEGAVYEIAHEALIKGWGALRGWLDQHQEARVVRRRLGAAATEWARLGRAREALWGERQIAESNELEVDDLDVHERTFLEASRKHLRRRQIARRGLAVGIPALALTLLVGVRMAMRRDVDRSIQARVRDASALLEEARHQDAEMQTLRRRAFDAFDGKKLEEGEATWAQARALETEVDRRYGRASQVLEAALVLDGERQDVRQMLGDALLARAFLAEQGREMAQRDDLLARMALYDTDGRRMGQWHLPARLSIATNPPGALVVLERYAADVEEGRRPLVERRELGTTPTPPTIVAPGSYLISIVAPERALVRYPMLLGRGEERSATVELPLLADIPPGFVYIPAGRFLFGTALDESKRRGFLGAVPVHEVETGAYLIARHEVTYGDWIEYLRALPPEERARRTPGVGEAALGGGLGLRETQDGGYQLFFKPVDETYAAPSGRPFTYPSRAARSKQDWLRFPVTGISLNDGEAYAAWLDRTGRVRGARLCSEVEWERAARGADDREFPHGDALEPGEANFDETYAKVVASMGPDEVGSFPATASPFGVFDMAGNVYEWTLSSLEPGKSVVRGGAYFYDAMTARSTNRTTLERSLRDTRVGLRLCAEAPAPGGAKGGLTKTP, from the coding sequence GTGGCTGCAGAGGACACAGAGGACCAGGAGTCGGGCGAGCGATCGTGGCGCCCGCCCGAAAGCTTCGACGAATACCGCCTGATCCGGCTCCTGGGTCGGGGCGGGATGGGCGAGGTGTACCTCGCGCACGACACGCTCCTCGACCGACCCGTGGCCGTGAAATTCATCGGGGGGCTGTGCCCGGACGCCGAGGCGCGGGAGCAGTTCCTGACCGAGGCCCGCGCCGCCGCCCGCCTGCAACACCCGAACGTGGTGACCATCCACCGGGTCGGCGAGCTCGACGGCAGACCATTCCTGATTTCCGAGTTCGTCCAGGGTCAGAGCCTGGAGGCCATGGAGAAACCCATGGCGCCCGAGCGGGCGCTCGAGATCGGCATCGGGCTGTCGCGCGGGCTCGCGGCCGCGCACCGGCGGGGCGTGCTGCACCGGGACATCAAGCCGGGCAACGCGATCGTCACCGAGAAGGGCGAGGTGAAGATCCTCGATTTCGGCCTGGCCGCGCTCGTGGATCCCGCGGAGTGGCTGGCGCCGGGAGAGCCGCCGCCCCCGTCCGCTCGGGAGAGGGGCTCGCTGTCCCCGCCGCGCGTGAGCATGCCGCCCGAGGGCGCGGACGCGGGGGGCGGGACCCTGCGCTCGGACGTGGACGCAGAGCCGCCGGGCGGGCGTGGGAGAACGCCGCGCAAGCCGGACTCGGAGCCCGAGCGGTTCGTCGGCGGGACACCCCATTACATGGCCCCCGAGCTGTGGATCGGGCAGAGCTCGGGCTACCGATCGGACGTGTATGCGCTCGGGGTCGTGCTCTTCGAGCTGATGACGGGCAAGACGCCGTTCATGGACGCGCCCTTGTCGAAGCTGCCCTTCGTCGTGCGCGGCGAGGACGCCCGCCCCCTCGCGTCGCTCGTGCCCGGGGCCGACGCGCGCCTCGCGGCCATCGTCGACCGTTGCCTCGCGCGGGATCCCGCCGAGCGCTTCCCCTCCGGCGAGGAGCTGCGCGACGCGCTCGAGGAGCTGACCACGCGCGCGCGCCCCCACGCGCTGCCCGAGGGAAACCCGTATCGCGGCCTTCTGGCGTTCGACGCCGAGCACCGCGCGCTGTTCTTCGGCCGGTCGAGCGAGATCGGGACCGTGGTGGATCGATTGCGCGCCGAGCCGCTGCTCGTGGTGGCGGGGGATTCGGGCCTCGGGAAATCGTCGTTGTGCGCGGCGGGCGTGGTGCCCGCGGTCGTCGAGGGGGCGCTCGGCGAGGGGCGCGACTGGAGGGCGAAGAGCCTGACGCCGGGCAAGCACCCCGTCGCCGCGCTGGCGGGCGCGCTGTCGGACGTGCTCGGGCTCGACGAGGAGGGCCTGGCGGCGCGCATGCGCGAGGCTCCGGGCGCGCTCGGGCGCGAGCTGCGGCGGCGGCTCGGGGTGAACGGCGGGCTCTTGCTCTATGTCGACCAGCTCGAGGAGCTGGTGACCCTGAGCGTGCCCGAGGAGGCGCAGATCGCGAGCGAGCTGTTGGGCCAGCTCGCCACGCGGATCCCGGGGGTGCGGCTGCTCGCGACCGTGCGCAGCGATTACATCGCCCGGGTGGCCACGCTGCCGTCGCTGGGGACGGCGGTGCTGCGCGCGCTCTACATTCTATGCCCGCTCGCGCCGCACAAGATTCGCGAGGCCATCGTCGGGCCCGCGCGGGCGAAGGGCGTGCGATTCGAATCCGAGGAGCTGGTCGACAAGCTCGTCGCCTCCACGGGCGCGGCCGAGGGTCTGCCGCTCCTGCAGTTCGCCCTCGCCGAGCTGTGGGACGCGCGGGCTTATCCGGCCGACATCATCAGCGCCGAGGCGCTCGACGCGATCGGCGGCGTGGCAGGCGCGCTCGCGAGGCACGCCGATCACGTGGTGTTCGGGCTGCCTCCGGAGGAGCGAAGGGCGGCGCGGCGGATCCTGACCTCGCTCGTGACGCTGGAGGGCACGCGCGCGAAGGCGACGGAGGAAGAGCTGGCGCTCGGCGAGAGCGGGCTGCGCGCGCTGGAGGCGCTCGTGCGGGGGAGGCTGCTCGTCGCGCACGAGGGCGAGGAGGGCGCGGTTTACGAGATCGCGCACGAGGCGCTGATCAAGGGCTGGGGGGCGCTCCGGGGCTGGCTCGACCAGCACCAGGAGGCGCGGGTGGTGCGGCGGCGGCTCGGCGCGGCGGCGACGGAATGGGCGCGCCTCGGCCGCGCGCGCGAGGCGCTCTGGGGCGAGCGGCAGATCGCCGAGAGCAACGAGCTCGAGGTCGACGACCTCGACGTGCACGAGCGGACCTTCCTCGAGGCGTCACGAAAGCACCTGCGGCGCCGGCAGATCGCGCGGCGCGGGCTCGCGGTGGGCATTCCCGCCCTCGCATTGACGCTCCTCGTCGGCGTTCGCATGGCCATGCGGCGCGACGTGGATCGGAGCATCCAGGCGCGGGTGCGCGACGCCAGTGCGCTGCTCGAGGAGGCGCGGCACCAGGACGCCGAGATGCAGACGCTCAGGCGCCGGGCGTTCGACGCGTTCGACGGCAAGAAGCTCGAGGAGGGCGAGGCGACGTGGGCGCAGGCGCGCGCGCTCGAGACCGAGGTGGACCGGCGCTATGGGCGCGCGAGCCAGGTGCTCGAAGCCGCGCTCGTGCTCGACGGCGAGCGTCAGGACGTGCGTCAGATGCTGGGCGACGCGCTGCTCGCGCGCGCATTCCTGGCCGAGCAGGGCCGGGAGATGGCGCAGCGCGACGATCTGCTGGCGCGCATGGCGCTCTACGACACCGATGGGCGTCGGATGGGGCAATGGCACCTGCCCGCGCGCCTCTCCATTGCGACGAACCCGCCTGGGGCGCTCGTGGTGCTCGAGCGTTACGCGGCCGACGTCGAGGAAGGCCGGCGGCCGCTCGTCGAGCGGCGCGAGCTGGGCACGACGCCGACGCCGCCGACGATCGTCGCGCCGGGGTCGTATTTGATATCGATCGTCGCACCGGAGCGCGCATTGGTACGTTATCCGATGCTGCTCGGGCGCGGAGAGGAGCGCTCGGCGACCGTCGAATTGCCTCTCCTCGCAGATATCCCTCCGGGTTTCGTCTATATCCCGGCCGGCCGCTTTCTCTTCGGCACCGCCCTCGACGAGAGCAAGCGGCGCGGCTTCCTCGGCGCGGTGCCCGTGCACGAGGTGGAGACCGGGGCATACCTCATCGCGCGTCACGAGGTGACGTACGGCGACTGGATCGAATACCTGCGCGCGCTGCCGCCCGAGGAGCGGGCGAGGCGGACGCCGGGCGTCGGCGAGGCGGCGCTCGGGGGCGGGCTCGGCCTGCGCGAGACCCAGGACGGCGGCTATCAGCTCTTCTTCAAGCCGGTCGACGAGACCTACGCGGCGCCGTCCGGGCGGCCCTTCACGTATCCGTCCCGCGCCGCGCGGTCGAAGCAGGACTGGCTGCGGTTCCCCGTGACGGGCATATCGCTGAACGACGGCGAGGCGTACGCGGCGTGGCTCGACCGCACCGGGCGGGTGAGGGGCGCGCGCCTGTGCTCCGAGGTGGAGTGGGAGCGCGCGGCGAGGGGCGCCGACGACCGGGAGTTCCCGCACGGCGACGCGCTCGAGCCTGGCGAGGCGAATTTCGACGAGACCTACGCCAAGGTGGTGGCGAGCATGGGACCCGACGAGGTCGGCTCGTTCCCCGCCACGGCGAGCCCATTCGGAGTTTTCGACATGGCGGGCAACGTATACGAGTGGACGCTCTCGTCGCTCGAGCCCGGAAAGTCGGTGGTGCGGGGTGGCGCGTATTTCTACGACGCCATGACTGCGCGGAGCACGAATCGCACCACCCTGGAGCGCAGCCTGCGGGACACCCGGGTCGGCCTGCGACTGTGCGCGGAAGCCCCGGCCCCGGGGGGGGCCAAGGGCGGATTGACGAAAACCCCGTGA
- a CDS encoding response regulator produces the protein MGRAIEAGTVLIIDDDPEFGARAVRVLERAGIATRYHRGPFGSLVAVREAGCEVVLLDVNMPRLDGSVLLRMIHGTFGAGKIRVLLCSDMAADRLTQLAARLGAQGAVPKEIIADDRCHELREAIGFD, from the coding sequence ATGGGCAGGGCGATCGAGGCAGGGACGGTTCTCATCATCGACGACGATCCCGAGTTCGGCGCGCGCGCGGTGCGTGTGCTCGAGCGGGCGGGGATCGCGACGCGCTATCACCGGGGCCCGTTTGGCAGCCTGGTGGCCGTGCGCGAGGCGGGATGCGAGGTCGTGCTGCTCGACGTGAACATGCCGAGGCTCGACGGCTCGGTGCTCCTGCGGATGATCCACGGCACCTTCGGCGCGGGGAAGATCCGGGTGCTCCTGTGCAGCGACATGGCGGCCGATCGCCTCACGCAGCTCGCGGCGAGGCTCGGGGCGCAGGGCGCCGTCCCGAAGGAGATCATCGCCGACGACCGCTGCCACGAGCTGCGCGAGGCGATCGGCTTCGACTAG
- a CDS encoding anti-sigma regulatory factor encodes MVPEKNIPSSLSMKAATSSSQSHGLGGRMPGAQPLDREIAIPIEREGDIVRARETGRAMCRHLGFSEVGQTKVATAISELSRNIFQYAGRGEVRMWPSGGGAAIEVIAADRGPGIANLPAVLSPGYRSKRGMGLGLQGTRRIVDELDIDSRPGVGTTVRFRKRRG; translated from the coding sequence ATGGTGCCCGAGAAGAACATCCCTTCGAGCCTCTCCATGAAGGCGGCCACGTCGTCTTCGCAGTCGCACGGGCTCGGGGGGCGAATGCCCGGAGCGCAACCGCTCGATCGCGAGATTGCGATCCCGATCGAGCGCGAGGGCGACATCGTGCGCGCGCGAGAGACGGGGCGCGCGATGTGCCGGCACCTCGGCTTCTCGGAGGTCGGCCAGACGAAGGTCGCGACGGCGATCTCGGAGCTGTCGCGCAACATCTTCCAGTACGCGGGCCGGGGCGAGGTGCGCATGTGGCCGTCGGGCGGCGGGGCGGCGATCGAGGTCATCGCGGCCGACAGGGGCCCCGGGATCGCAAACCTCCCGGCCGTGCTCTCGCCCGGATATCGCTCGAAGCGCGGCATGGGGCTCGGCCTGCAGGGCACGCGCCGCATCGTCGACGAGCTCGACATCGACTCGCGCCCGGGCGTGGGGACCACGGTGCGCTTCCGCAAGCGCCGCGGCTAG